Proteins encoded by one window of Burkholderia plantarii:
- the mscL gene encoding large conductance mechanosensitive channel protein MscL, whose product MSIMKEFKEFAVKGNVMDLAVGVIIGGAFSKIVDSIVKDLIMPVIGVITGGLDFSNKFIQLGPIPATFKGNPDSYKDLQAAGVALFGYGSFITVLINFIILAFIIFLMVRFINRLRRPVEAAPAAPAEPPPPPEDVMLLREIRDSLKNRG is encoded by the coding sequence ATGAGCATCATGAAGGAGTTCAAGGAGTTCGCCGTCAAGGGCAACGTGATGGATCTGGCCGTCGGCGTGATCATCGGCGGCGCGTTTTCGAAGATTGTTGATTCCATCGTCAAGGACCTCATCATGCCGGTGATCGGCGTGATCACCGGGGGCCTCGATTTCTCGAACAAGTTCATCCAGCTCGGGCCGATCCCCGCGACGTTCAAGGGCAACCCCGACTCGTACAAGGATCTGCAGGCCGCCGGCGTCGCCCTGTTCGGCTACGGTTCGTTCATCACCGTGCTGATCAACTTCATCATCCTCGCGTTCATCATCTTTCTGATGGTGCGTTTCATCAACCGGCTGCGCCGTCCGGTCGAAGCCGCACCGGCCGCGCCGGCCGAACCGCCGCCGCCGCCCGAGGACGTGATGCTGCTGCGCGAGATC
- a CDS encoding tetratricopeptide repeat protein, which translates to MNKFVAAAAISLLAVSASVFAAVPSLAQVEQSVNQHNWQRADAQLSQVIEAHPDSARAHYLYGQVLDREGRSADALAQIERAKSLDPSIHFTNPSAFAQTESRVRADANRAGERRSATSGGALQPAAQQQASTQSAAPFAPATPARHGPSIGMWIGLLLLVVVIALVLRWTLRRARSGEDKQADDERRAQLKRATELLNEVRPLKLDARLSTAPGAAALTSDIEGVETDARTLVETLSTGKNPVPPYQLEDLEHRFASLKARVEGRPDPNAAPAAPAAGTGSVFAQEADRLTGAQPQPPYPSQYPQQQPPYPPYPPYPQQQPPVIVQQGGGFGSGMGGLLTGVLLGEAMSGGRERVVERDVIVDDQRRRQPDDFGRNDGNGGGNDAGFDFGQGDSWDSGGNDGGVDMGSSDDDWNNS; encoded by the coding sequence GGTCGAACAGTCGGTCAACCAGCACAACTGGCAACGCGCCGACGCGCAGCTCTCGCAGGTCATCGAAGCGCATCCGGACAGCGCGCGCGCACATTACCTGTACGGCCAGGTGCTCGATCGCGAGGGCCGTTCGGCCGACGCGCTCGCGCAGATCGAACGCGCGAAGTCGCTCGACCCGTCGATCCATTTCACCAACCCGTCCGCCTTCGCGCAGACCGAATCGCGCGTGCGCGCCGACGCGAACCGCGCCGGCGAGCGCCGCTCGGCCACCTCCGGCGGCGCGCTGCAGCCCGCCGCCCAGCAGCAGGCCTCGACGCAGTCGGCGGCGCCGTTCGCGCCGGCCACCCCGGCGCGCCACGGCCCGTCGATCGGCATGTGGATCGGCCTCCTGCTGCTGGTGGTGGTGATCGCGCTGGTGCTGCGCTGGACGCTGCGGCGCGCTCGCTCGGGCGAGGACAAGCAGGCCGACGACGAACGCCGCGCGCAACTGAAACGCGCCACCGAACTGTTGAACGAAGTGCGTCCGCTCAAGCTCGACGCGCGGCTGTCGACGGCGCCCGGCGCCGCCGCGCTGACGAGCGACATCGAAGGCGTGGAAACCGACGCGCGCACGCTCGTCGAAACGCTGTCGACCGGCAAGAACCCGGTGCCGCCGTACCAGCTCGAGGATCTCGAGCACCGCTTCGCGAGCCTGAAGGCGCGCGTCGAGGGTCGTCCCGATCCGAATGCCGCCCCGGCCGCGCCGGCGGCCGGCACGGGATCGGTGTTTGCTCAGGAGGCCGATCGATTGACGGGCGCGCAGCCCCAGCCGCCGTACCCGTCCCAGTACCCGCAACAGCAGCCGCCGTATCCGCCCTACCCGCCCTATCCGCAACAGCAGCCGCCCGTGATCGTGCAGCAGGGCGGCGGCTTCGGCAGCGGCATGGGCGGCCTGCTGACCGGCGTGCTGCTCGGCGAGGCGATGTCGGGCGGCCGCGAGCGCGTGGTCGAGCGCGACGTGATCGTCGACGACCAACGCCGCCGCCAGCCTGACGACTTCGGCCGCAACGACGGCAACGGCGGCGGGAACGACGCTGGCTTCGACTTCGGTCAGGGCGACAGCTGGGACAGCGGCGGCAACGACGGCGGCGTCGACATGGGCAGCAGCGACGACGACTGGAACAACAGCTGA